The Culex pipiens pallens isolate TS chromosome 2, TS_CPP_V2, whole genome shotgun sequence DNA window TATATCTGTGAGGGTAGCAAAACCAAGGGATGGTTACCGACATCCACTTCAAAAAATGTCGACTTGTGCTATCATtgttcttataaaaaaaacatcacgaCTCCTCGAGCCCTGTCTCACGAATTTCCGGTGGTCGTTTCTTTCAGGGTtagtacggattttgaaaagttctctagTCAAGTTCTGGGGTAGTTCcacttgtagggcatgcccatagggactctcacggcaaatatcagctcattttgttgaaaactggcttgtttTAAGTGGGGTAAATTTTATATGGGAATTGCAATTGGAAGTTtggattttttgttcaaacgtaCCTACAGGTGTGGGGAAAAGAAACAGCAACTTCTTGTATGACCTGTCAttagcggaatcgtctggagagaaactttcccgaagagaccaggtcgattcgttgaACCTGGTTCGGACCCAATGGCAATACATTCAGGGTCGTCGGAATCAccggtacactcaaaccccgatggtttgacaccatctgttgtcaaacgaacgaggtcactttttagtttgacaccccttttccacggagttcacacacacaaccgaacttttgttttgatagttcgtcactttttagtttgactttgaccaaccaacggggtacaaactctaaaagtgtcaaacgaaaaagtgaccaatcaCCGGGAGTTGACTGTATTCCCAAAGCTATGAAAGTTTGATGAACATCATTCGACGGATCGGCAACTATCGTTTAAACGCTTCGCATATAGGTTATTCATCAGGGATATGGTCATAGAACGGCGAAGTACTCCATCGATCCGTTGTAAACTATTTTGACTCAATTGAGGACTTGTTTTGACATCGGTGAGaatcttttcaatttcaattcggttttattagtgaataatcatgttacaataagttcttttgcagttcataacagagttttggagttcctttcagctatgtgttgaatctcaatccattttggaaaCGATTTTTGCTTATGACTAAGAgattaccaagagtaagaaaaaatatagaaaacacttactaattttgcaaaggaagggggatagaaatagaaaaagcttacactagatcacagttttttttatttattgtagacgtgcttgatcatcagctccccgagggccagaaattgctctgccttgttacggcaggtccgaaaccgcgtcatcatctcccccgcgagagcaaaaaactccggcagtgtaaagagatcttccccggtgactccttgctgggtcgcatcgccgctaccggcagcgaccacgcttgcaaatgatcgcccccatccaggagggaacgctgggttgtccgctggaaccgtacgctggccagctgcaggaacggctgcgctcgtacttcgctgaggagagtgggacgctgctgctttcttcttcctcttttcctgctcctcgaggtaggacctgcgcgcgacgcatccgcggtagataccggtatggttaccgtcacagttcgcgcccTTTACGCGCGACTTGGTTTgctctgcgttttcccccaagtccgcctttcgtggcagtgcgcacgcctccgagaggtgtgaatTTCTGGCAaaggtggcattgcgctacgtccgtcgggttcttggtgtaaaaccgccagtttacccaaaaaccgtccaacgtcttagtccgccgcaggtcttggatcttgacggtgccgcggtcgaagtacaacaggtacagggtgtgtgtacctgttactgtagtctttcgcgagagcacttttatctcccgtgtctttattccggcgttcgagaggtgtcgcttcaggtcggcgatcggacggtcttggtaaccctgcaagacgaccttaacagggggcttctctgggtcgtatgtgtagaagttgaagttgctacgcttcagttcttcaagcaccaggtcgaaatcttttctgttcagtgtgatcacttgcactgccgacttaccgattttcagacaatatccgaggccttccagcaactcgtcaacatcgtccgctaacgtgtccaaaacaaaaattggaggtggtcgacgttccgctggagagttgttcttttttgacgtcggcacttttttccgtgcacgatcatcatcgtcgtcgtcgtcgtcggtagtgctgctaccgtcggtgtggttgttgttgttttcttcgtcgtcgctcagcatctggaactcgttcctgatggggatgttggcggatgttgatgtgccactggtcgtggcaccggaagaaccggaacgggttcgcactggtgatctcgggacatatccgggatgtagtaactttttgtcgatgccttctgcgttcacgctcccctgcgcgatggcggtcgacacggcgttggtttgtttacctttttgcacacggccggtagatgaacttcgcgggtttttcgaggccgcactcgaactgccacggccacggccggcctttggcatgctggagaagcaaactcgcgggtaaccacaatcaattacggcgaaaaaaatcgaaaaaaacgatggagcacttagcactagctgcatgctctcgtgcgtacacggagggagctgagatgagaatcttaaaattttatactttgATGAAAATTATTTGTTATTGGTAACATTTATTTATCAATACATTTTCAGCcttcttcaaattatttttttattttttctaaatgctATATTCGGTTTTGACAGAGTTCTAaggaaaacataattttaatcaatttctacTCAACATATTCAAACACCGGCAGCCGGTTATACTGATACCTGCTCCACCCGATCTCCGCCGCCAGCACCAGCAGCGTTCCCAGCAGTCCCACCCCAATCAACTCCATCGCAAATCGCACATCCACCGCGCTCAACGGTTGAAAGTCCGTTCCCTTGACGCAGCTTAGCGTCGGCTTCAGCCGTATCATTATAAACTCCCGGTTGAACACGCCGCACTCACGAATCTTGGCCAGCCCCACCTGAAAGTGCTCCCGGAGGGTGAAGTTCCGCTGGACCGCCAGGTAGATCACGGTATAGTCCACAAAGTTCAGCTTCCGGAGGTAGCACTTTTCGGTGTCGTCGAACGTTTCGCTAATCAGCTGTTCGGCGGCCGCTATTTGGACGTGCAACGCAAACAGTCCCTGGGAAGGAGGTAtagatttgcagttttttttgagatcatacatttttagataCCTTTTTAACTCTAGCAACACCCTCATCCAATGAAAACATGTTCAATGATCCGTTCTTAAGTCTGATCTTCTGCTCGTATATAGCCTTTCGGACTGGTTCCGTCGAAGTCTGTAAGATGGaacattgattcaaaatcattttttaacgaTTCATGAAATTACAAACAGTTAGATAGAAGTGATTGTACGGGATGTCGAGTCCTCCAACTTCAAGCCTCGAGTAAAGCAGTTCAGTCAGGCTGTTGATCCGTTCCGACGGGGTCTGTATAAGGGAGATGATTTTGGCGGAGTAGCTGACACTCAAGAACAAAAGTCCAACGACACTAACAAGGACTATAGCGCGTTGGGAACCAGATTTGGAAACCACTAATGAACCTTGCTGAAGAGTTATGGCGATTGCGTTGAAAACCTGGTCATAGCTGTTATCTTTGTTCCTTGGAGGTCGAGTTTGGAAATCGTTTAGCTTGGTCATAAGATAAAAAGTAACGCCTAACACAAATACCAGACTAAACAGGCAAACCCAAACCATTGGATCAAACGGCAGTTCAAAAATGTTGTTCATGATAGAAAGCTTCGGTGCCTTGAAGATGAAACTTAGCGTTCCCTCCATGCCCAACGGTAAGAAGTCCATCATTTTTAGCCTGCTTGTTGTGATGAACATGAAGGCTCCCACTTCCGAGTGGTTGTTGATCAGATCGACACACACTCCGATCAGGCCACCGGTCTTTGGGTTCGGATAGCACCACGTTGTGCTGTAACGTTTCACGAATGTTGCGTTCAGGTAGATTCGGTACAGCGAGTTGATCATAAGGTAAGAAAGACGGTTGGGAGTGTCGATTTGAGGGTTTCTGGAAGGAGATTTTTGTTGCTCAGATAGGGTAGAAATTTAGATTTGGTACCCTACTCATAGTCATCAAAATGATCCAGCGTGTAGTTATCGGTATAGAGAAGAGTTGTCCTTAGCGGCAGGAGTTTTAGGTTCTTCCGTCGAACTGACACCGAACGACCTGCTCGTCGGTCGTCAATGACTCCATTGCACCAGATGCCAATCTCTTCGCTGATAAGCTCACTTTGCATTGAGTTTCTGTAAACTAGTTCAAAATCCATTAGATTGTTCCGGTTATACTAATATGAAAATACCATTTCTGATCGAAACGTTTCCACCAATCAAATTTGTACTGAAATAGTAAACTTCACTGCTTCCAGTAACCGGTAACGAACCAACTGCCTCAAACACTCGTCGTTCGGGCTCCATCTGCCCACGATGACCATCCAGCAAGACCCATCGAGTTCGGTGGTAGATTCGATGACGAGCGGCCAAAAGTAGCTCACTCGTCCTCGGACAGGCCacatcgacgacgacgagctgTTGGTGAGGCTCCCGGGTGTCCAAGAATCGCACATTTTCCACCGAATCCGACTTTGCCTCAATGAAGAAGACCGGCTTCCCGACTATGTGAGATGATGGCCAGTTCACTTGTCGAATAAAGTCAGCAGTTTCCTCTGAAAGAAGCGCAGAATTGATTGGTGAAGCTTGGCGATGTGGAAATCAACGCCAAAATGCAGCACCTTTCGACCAGCAAACCAGCAGAGTCACTTTTAGGGGAACTTTCAGAaacgacaccaaatcgataatcAGCTGTGGTTCGGTTGGAAGGTTCGAACTCAAAAAGTGTGACGAATTTGTGGTTGTTACGATAGCCAAACTGATTAACAGTGCAAAAAGTTTTAGTGGACGGGTCATGCTGGCCACTGATTGGTTATTTCATTTTCCAGGCTTTTATGTTCTTTTCATGCTTGCTGTCTTTACTATTAAACTTAGttcgaaaaattaaatcaattgagCAATTTGGTCGGATTTCCACAAAAATGTATGTTATTCGGAAAAATTACTACCCTTCTGGTTTCAAACCTTCATTAACTTGTGGTCGTGCACAATCACCATTTTACCAGCATAACAAGTTCTAGCTCATTCATTAAATATCTAGCCTGACCGATTTTCCAGTGAAAGCCAAACATGCTATTGCGGAGCCTCCTCATCTACTTTTCCCCGAAACTAAACAACTAAATTgcacgtacacacacacacgttctaTGCCAAAACCAACAAACCGAACCGTGCAATTTCCGCCGCCGTTGGAACGAGTCCAACATTAAAGCTCCAAATTATTTAAACCCCTCCCCACCCTCCGGAAGGGGAAAATCTCAGTTCCGAAAACAACCAGGACAACACGACTGTTAACGAGCTGTTTGGAGACTAGTACACAGTGTAATTGCATGTGTCCGGCGGGGTTGCAGGGCATTGCAAAGCCGCAATTATTGGCCACGTGGGCAATCGCGCACTCAATCTCGCTGTTTATTGATCGTGTAAATGATGGGATtttatgttgttgtttttttttgttctagatTGGAACATCATGTGAAATGGATTCCTGGAGGGTTTAATGTGGTTATCggtttcatgtttttaagagAAGCAAATAGCCTTTGATAATCAAGCTTATAGATAAATTGATCTCCCtatcttttttatatttgttttaatgttttgaacacattacaataaaattgaagagacttttgctgtttttcctaatgataaaattaaaaaagtcgaGTGGAATATAAGAATATTTGTCTAAACCATGcttaaaatatgcaaaaaaaacactccaaagAACTAACATTCGAATGTTTGAATATGGACTGGAACAAGGTTATGGTGCAGGGCCATCGAAATTGTTCGGGATTTCTTCGAGACCATGTTAAAAAGCAACttcgtttatttatttattattactaTTCGTTCATTCTTGATTTAAATTGAACTGTATTTGCATACTTGCATTCGTGCATTccgtttttcaattttacacgtttaattttcaatttcatgaagtttgatatgtcgcttGAAAGGACTTTTCCTATACTCACTACACTACCTCCGGtctccggtaaccggttccggagtggtccgATCGGGTCAAAGGACACCGGCATGATAATAGCTGATTAATGAGTTtcatttcactaaatttgataAGCAACATGTCGACTTTTGAATATCACAATTATCGGAACCATTTGCGTGGTACCAAGGAATCGATTCCGGAGTTGCCACAGATGCCCTGAACTGACCCAAGGTAGTCAGTGTACCTATGTACTACAAACAACGTTTCATAACATTGGCTCAAATGTCGTTTGAATGACAAAAGCCTTAAAAAACATGCTTGACGGATGTTCCGGGATGCCGGAACCGGTGGTAACTTTGGACAAATAACCTCACCGGGAACTCATAGTCCCAGTTAATGCCCgtaaaatgcaactggaagtaacccgctagatgttaccgtttgggagatacaggccctcaaagtcggggcctcagaaggattaacgcgttgattaacgacgttaattaacgtgctccgttcacgttctcgttaagatcaacgtaggctccgttcgcgttctcattaattttaacgattaacggacgcgttaacgttaattaacgtttaacagcactgaaatccacgtttcacgctgtactcaaaccggattcatatccgggtgctctggaaggtgctctacaactttcccgaagtaTGGTGTTAGCCTGTCCCTGCACACTAAAAAAATCTGACATCATCCGTCGAGGACATTTGTTTGGCAATAACAAAGGTAAATATAACTACAGTGCATGGCTTTCGTGTTTTCTAGGCTAATTATTAGTAGTTCATTAATTTCACAGATGCTAATCTTCCATTCGTCGGAATTCGTCCGGAATGTGCGCTTTGGCCAGGCCGAAGTGAACCATGATGCTCATGGAGACCGGATCAGATCAGCAGGGTTCTCAAGACCTGTTATGAGGAACTCAGCCCGGTGAGGACAAAAAGTGGCACGATTAGAACTGATCCGAAGCGGACCTCCGGGGAATCGTCGGGAATTTGGAGACGGAACCACACCTGACCTTGTGGATATTTCAGTGATcaaaataaaaaggaaaaacaaaagTGTTGTGACTCAAAGTGATGAATGATTCGATTCAATTATTGTGATGTGTGAAATATAATTATgcctaaattcaataaaaatatcgatAAATTCGAATATTAACATGTTTTCTTTCATGTCGTAAGAATCAACAAATTCCAATAAGAATATTTTCCCACAAGAATTAcgttaaatgtaattttacacgacctCAGTTGATTGTGTGGTTCGTGTAATATTCAAATCATACACAATCTTACGTTTtatttgacgctccagttatgtgcattgaatcgacataacctcaaatggtctcgtctgatcgccacgtaaaaagccttgtagagggatgccattttccagaaatgcggtgtctgtataatcttgacaaaaagtctgtaggaagtctgttttttttactcgtcacttatttttattaggacctcttaggtgctgcgatcacgttaggggagacccataaaccatgtggacactttaggggattgtaatcactctataaatgagaggaaggcaccaaccacctaaaggtggattaagtaacgtgtttaagagcaagttagcaccatactctcttggggaaagttgtagagcaccttctagAGCATCAGAATATGAATCCGGGTtgagtacagcgtgaaacgtggattttataaatatctaaatccaaaaaaatggattttcccatacaaatttataaagaaaattgaatcgctttgcgcaaagcgaggactaaaccaatcgtacccaaactttggggagtggTTAAGGACCCtcaaaggaactgaaaaattgctgtgctcgctaaatttaagcaactttatttttttccatacaaccatattacaccctagtggaACATCCTTCCAGATTTTCGTTCaccccgcaaatgaacggggatgttccacactttcatatgcatatgacagttttcttgctatttctcaaaaaatactacccccctgaaaaagacCCCGtggtccagtttggtggaaattgcgattggaaatgtaaataaacaaatgcTGGTTGTctagttttttgaaatgttgttgacAAAAGTGCGAGAAATAAGTGCGggcaaaatccaagttacaatgaaaTGATCAatagtaggatgtaacaaaaatgactttttagagggcattcaggggtttgttccggtgggcatactgagcccaaatcccaaatatgagcttgattggacctaacaggagctggcgctccgcccttcaattttaaatgggattcaacccgtaaaaatactttttttcaaaaatgtctatttttgaggcactttggccacacgaagtcttcaagatgacgagcgtttatcaaaaacatcactggagtgtaggccagatccttgcgcatcttttggtatgcaTAATATTGAAGTTtagagcaccctggagctcggtacaggccttcaaagtttggcattttttagaaaaatcgtccccggcaaaaaagatatgcgtcgcacctcgcgacgcccgagacgccatttgattttgcaggggccaattttttgaaaaaaaaaaaaaaaaaatgccaaactttgaaggtctttATCGAGATCCAGGGTGCTCTAATCTTCAATGTTATACAtatcaaaagatgcgcaaggatctggcctacatgccagtgatgtttttgttaAACGCATTGGCGGCCAAAGTGCCTCATAAAtagacatttgaaaaaaaaaaaaaatacatttaaaattgaaaggcggagcgccagctcctgttgcgttcaatcaagctcatatttggaatttgagctcagtatgcccaccagaacaaatccctgaatgcccgccaaaaagtcaattttgttgcACTCTAATCAATATAGAGGGcacaaaaaaacatagaaaacttaaaaatttcaaggatAAAAGTATTGTTATGtagtaaataaatattataCTGCATTAATAAACCATGTTTGTGctcgttttgaaaaatgttgatgttttatgaaattctaatgTACAGCAcgacaaaaacctttttttgttttgcaataaaaatgttttcgtcATCATAACATTTGATATTTTCCGGTCGGttcccttgaaatttgaaatcaggaattgaactttgaatatgaacaaaacacCGTTAAGAATcaagtgggattcgaactcacacctttggattgatggtctggaaCGCTAACCTGTCGGCCATCATGGAGTGAATGCTCTAAAAGTGAATCGATCCGTAGTggcgaaataatgtcacaaggtagaATATATCGAACCATTATATAATAACTAACAccgtctcaaaaaaaaaaaaaaaaaaaaaaaaaaaaaaaaaaaaaaaaaaaaaaaaaaaacagctcagGGCCATCTCATATACTTATGAACTACacgagggagtcgtggattACCTGGCCCGAGTCATTTGCATTACCGATCTATGTCTGTacaatttcagaagaaatcgtTAGCCATAGAAAGGTATTTCGCTTCAAAGGTTCTTGAGATATATGGTGGTTACTAACCGAAGCGTCTCAATTGAAATatactgtggtcatggccaagtcctgccaagacgggggttcaaatacatacatacatacatacataacaTTTgatattttccgatcttttcaaaaacatattttcagtttttttttaatcaagactaacatttcaaaattgcaaaacattcaatattgcgccattttgaagcatcagtcttgattaaaaaaaataaaaagattgttttcaaaaagatcggaaaatttcacgaatatttcatattttatcatttaaaatcacaccattagttgctgaggcaTCGatattacacagcaaaaaatccgatggtaaaatcgcatgcaaaagcatgcacatcacctttgtgagcaaaagcatgtaatattgtatgagaaaacgtgtacacaaaaagcatgtaccgaagaaaaaaaaatcaggtctgctcaccccaaaaataatatcaatccggcgagagacatatccagattaccaagtccacgccccaaccctctcggctatctcgctGCTATGAATATGGATGGATCTTCACCGATGTGgctgtaggttccccatacatcgtatgcagtcaacacagtatacgacgtacgttacattggcattgatccAACCATTTTCACAGCGGGGAGATAGCCGAGTTGGTTGGGGCGCAGATTTGGTAAGCTGGGTATGTCTCttgccggattgatgttatttttggggtgtgcagacctgatttttttcttcggtacatacTTTtggtgtacacgttttctcatataatattacatgcttttgctcacaaaggtgatgtgcatgcttttgcatgcgatttaacacagaatttttttactgtgtagaataTGGTgaattgtttgggtgagatttcgaaaacattaattttcctgttttaaaatctttgcatggcaaaatatctcaacaactttaggtcgtatcaacaaagttcaaaaaagcaaaatatagagaattttctcagcttttcaaaaactgggcaaacataagcacttattttaaaagatgaataactgtgactattttcaaaaaagttacctaaaaatggctttaaacttgaaaacggtgcactttttcaaaattacaccaAAGTACTTTTGAtagcaaattctttttttttatcgaaaaatgaatttgaaaatgtttggcgaccaatatttcgattttttataaaaataatctgtattgtttaaattaaaaactcgGTCGATGATTTTtcgcacaacctgaaaatttctgaaaagttggcaaaaaaaacatattaaaaaaagtgttttttgcaaatcaagtttttgtgtcaaaaagtgaaattaaaaattaccaaaaaaaaattaccgcttatcatttttttttcagtgtagtccttttcCATACCTACCAGTTTG harbors:
- the LOC120416287 gene encoding uncharacterized protein LOC120416287 — translated: MDFELVYRNSMQSELISEEIGIWCNGVIDDRRAGRSVSVRRKNLKLLPLRTTLLYTDNYTLDHFDDYENPQIDTPNRLSYLMINSLYRIYLNATFVKRYSTTWCYPNPKTGGLIGVCVDLINNHSEVGAFMFITTSRLKMMDFLPLGMEGTLSFIFKAPKLSIMNNIFELPFDPMVWVCLFSLVFVLGVTFYLMTKLNDFQTRPPRNKDNSYDQVFNAIAITLQQGSLVVSKSGSQRAIVLVSVVGLLFLSVSYSAKIISLIQTPSERINSLTELLYSRLEVGGLDIPYNHFYLTTSTEPVRKAIYEQKIRLKNGSLNMFSLDEGVARVKKGLFALHVQIAAAEQLISETFDDTEKCYLRKLNFVDYTVIYLAVQRNFTLREHFQVGLAKIRECGVFNREFIMIRLKPTLSCVKGTDFQPLSAVDVRFAMELIGVGLLGTLLVLAAEIGWSRYQYNRLPVFEYVE